TGCAGCGCTAATTTGTTTATGCGATATAATTATCAtcgtaatattactttttaaacacagtttcattttgtagttgttttctatatagtaggtactttatttgttttaggttagtatttagttacacaataataacacttttttgttttcatgtagattattaatttataagtatgtgttttctataagtatagtattgtttgttttaaaaatagtatttagtttctaatatttttttttgtggtacataatacctgtaggtattctcattagattagggttaagtttaagcataaagttagtttaccttattttcattttacggttgttcttttgacataatcgttaaaaataaaagtaattaggttcctaattattaatcttcttaatcttacgtttctttttttttattacaagaaacgctttagttaagttttaattttctatgttttttcTTCATCACTATAATGTCGAGAAAAAGAACTCAGCTCTCTCGGCAGACTGCTACTGCAAAGCGGCTGCGAGTTTTGCGCAGCAATGAAACTGAGGATGAAAATATTCACAGGTTGGCTACACAACGAGCAATTACTGAACAAAACCGTGCAAGGGAATCAAGCGTTGAACGTTCGCAGCGTTTAGCCTCACAAAATTTCCGAACTTTGGCGAACCGGCAACGGGAATCGAGTGCTGATCGTTCTCAACGTTTGGCTTCACAGAATGCCCGAACATTGGCTAACCGCAATCGGGAATCGAGTGCTGAACGTTCTCAACGTTTGGCCTCACAGAATGCCCGaacattggctaaccgcgatcgggAATCAAGCGCTGAACGATCCCATCGATTAGCACAGGAAAATGCCCGATCAACTAGGAATAGAACTCGCagacaacataatttattaaatgctgcttttgcttatgattgtaccgttgactattctgagctaaatgatattgatattggtagAATGGATAAAATATGCAACTTATGCCAAGCAAAAAAATGGGCAGCTGAAACTCCTGGACTGTGTTGTAGTGGTGGCAAagtaaatatacctataattccGGAACCAACATCCGTTTTAAAGGAACTGATATCAGGCTCACATCCATCATCTAAGCATTTCTTAAATCACTCAAGacaatataatacattatttcAGATGACTTCATTTGGTGCCAAAGAAATTCGTGAGGGAAACTTTATGCCCACTTTTAAAGTCCAAGGGCAAGTTTATCATTTAATCGGTGACTTACTTCCAGCTGTAGGGGCACAACCCGAAttcctgcaaatatattttgtttcccaTGCAGATCAGGTATCCTTGCGCTCAAATTTAAACCCAAGCTTGCAAATCGATCTTATCGACGTTCTCCAAACATATCTTCATGATCATAATACgtatattcaaagttttaagtACAATCTAGAAAATAGACCACCGAATGATTTAAAACTTATCATTCATGCTGATGTAAAACCTCCTAATGAGCATAGAGGTCGGTATAATGCGCCGGTAGTAGATGAAGTAGCTGTTCTTATGATAGATGAAGACAAAGGTCCCCGTGATATTGTATTGACTGCGAGAGATGGTCGACTTTAACGAGTTTCTGAAATTCATAGATCTTATGACACGCTTCAATATCCCTTACTGTTTCCCTTTGGAAACGACGGATACTGTATTAATATTCCACAGCAGAATACTACGGCTACATTTAAAACTGTTTCATGTATGCAGTTTTATGCATTTAGATTCATGGTGAGAATAAATGACTTTAACAGTATACATTATTTCAAAGGATTATTCAACCAATATTGTGTTGATATGGCGGCAAAAATGATCTCTGAGAGGCTAGTCTTcatcaaaagaaatcaaaaaaaaattgagagcagAAGAGTACATTCATTTAAGAGATGCCGTCGTAAATGATGGACATATAAACGCTTCTAATATTGGCCAGCACGTTATATTGCCGTCGTCATTTACAGGATCCCCCagattcatgaatgaaaaaagtcaagatgccatgacatatgtcaggaaatttggaagacctgacctcttcattacatttacatgtaaccccgaatggccagaaataaaaagtgagttattgcccaatcaacattcttatgatagacatgatttaatttctagggtatttcatttaaaactcaagaaaatgatagacctattaacgaagaaaaatatttttggcccatCGAAAGCCTTTGTTTACAGTGTAGAATGGCAAAAAAGAGGTTTACCTCACGCCCACATTTTATTGTGGCTGGCTAACAAAGTTCAACCAGATTCTATAGATGCAATAATAACGGCTGAAATACCTGACATACAACAAGATCCGATTCTTCataatattgtcataaaaaatatgatacatgGTCCTTGCGGATTTCATAATCCTAAATCACCATGTATGAAAGAAAACGTTTGTTCTGAAAAATTCCCTAggcattttatttcggaaacacAAACGAGAGATGACGGTTATCCAACTTACAGACGCAGGTCTCCAGATAA
This genomic interval from Bactrocera oleae isolate idBacOlea1 chromosome X, idBacOlea1, whole genome shotgun sequence contains the following:
- the LOC138858122 gene encoding uncharacterized protein; this encodes MSRKRTQLSRQTATAKRLRVLRSNETEDENIHRLATQRAITEQNRARESSVERSQRLASQNFRTLANRQRESSADRSQRLASQNARTLANRNRESSAERSQRLASQNARTLANRDRESSAERSHRLAQENARSTRNRTRRQHNLLNAAFAYDCTVDYSELNDIDIGRMDKICNLCQAKKWAAETPGLCCSGGKVNIPIIPEPTSVLKELISGSHPSSKHFLNHSRQYNTLFQMTSFGAKEIREGNFMPTFKVQGQVYHLIGDLLPAVGAQPEFLQIYFVSHADQVSLRSNLNPSLQIDLIDVLQTYLHDHNTYIQSFKYNLENRPPNDLKLIIHADVKPPNEHRGRYNAPVVDEVAVLMIDEDKGPRDIVLTARDGRL